The segment CTGAAGCTTATCTCATTCATAACTGCCATTCCCCTATATGTGAAGAGGCGGCTTGCCTTGTCTGCTTCTTCCCTATTGAGCTAAGTGATAAATAAAATTCATTTCCGTTTCGACTCGTTATTCGCTTATAGTAAAAATCATCTTATAAAAAGCTGTTTTAAATTCAGCGCTCTACACCACTCGTCGTGGTGAACAGAGAACAAAAAACAGCGAATCTCGAGTTAAACAAGGAAGTGCTATGCAATATACCAAACTGCCACACTCAACCTTAGAAGTGAGTAAACTCTGTTTAGGTACAATGACATTTGGCGAACAGAACACTCAAGCAGAAGCGTTTAGTCAACTAGACTATGCTCTGGAACGTGGTATTAACTTTATTGATACCGCTGAAATGTATCCCGTTCCGGCAACGCTGGAAACTCAGGGAAAAACCGAAGAATTCATTGGCAACTGGATTGAAAAATCAGGCAAGCGTGAAAAAATCGTGCTTGCCTCGAAAGTATCTGGTCCAAATAGAAACGCACCGATTCGCGAGAATATGGCGCTCGATCATCGCAATATTCATCAAGCCATTAACGACAGCCTTTCTCGCCTAAAAACCGATTATATCGATTTATACCAACTGCATTGGCCTCAACGCCAAACCAATATGTTTGGTCAACTCAACTACCCTTATCCCGATAGTCAGGAAGAAGTCACGCTAATTGAGAGCCTAGAAGCGTTGAATGACTTAGTGCGTATGGGGAAAGTGCGTTATATCGGTGTATCTAATGAGACGCCATGGGGATTGATGACCTACCTGCGCTTGGCAGAAAAGCACGATTTACCTCGTATGGTCACCATACAGAACCCTTACAGCCTCCTAAACCGTTCGTTTGAAGTGGGCCTTTCTGAAATCAGTCACTTTGAAGGTGTTAAGCTGCTGGCGTATTCGCCATTAGCCTTTGGCGCTCTGAGCGGAAAATATTTGAACGGATCTCGACCTGAAGGGGCTCGTTGTAGCCTGTTTGAACGTTTCCAACGCTACTTCACTCCTCAAGGTGTCAAAGCAACGGAAGCTTACGTGAACTTGGCTCGAGAGTTTGGTTTAGATCCAGCACAAATGGCACTAGCGTTTGTTAATCAGCGTCCATTTGTCGCTTCGACAATTCTCGGAGCGACAAACTTGGAACAATTAAAAGCAAATATTGATAGTTTGGATATTGAACTAAGCGAAGAACTGCTGCTTAAAATTCAAGAGATTGGTACTACCTACTCCAATCCATGTCCTTAACAAGTTATAGGGGCTAGAGCAGTCACTAGCCCCTAGTATCACGTCGGTATTCGCAAACTTAAAACACGACGGATATGACGTACATGGCGCTTAGCTTTGGCTTCAATAGGAACACTCACACCAATCGGACGACCGTCTGGTTGTAAACCAATATCTTTCAAAAGATGAGCATTATGCCAAGGTAAGTCATAGCGGCTACGGCGTATTTTTCGCTTCCACTCTCTTTCTTCTCGACGTAAATCAGCACGAATTAAAAGTGTTGCTAGTTTTATATAAAATGAGTGACTCATGGTATTTCTCCAGTTGGTTAAAGTACTTGATTTAACAAGTAAGCTGAGAGAAATAGCGACTAAGTTAGAAAGCATCGTTAAGACGCAATAAGGGTAGGATTACCTCTAAACTTCGCTGCTATTTCCGCAGCCTGATTTAGAGGTTACGGATTAACTAGATATCTTTGTCTTGTTTGCTGATTTTTCGATCAGCCATGGACGCGGCCATACCCGCAGCAATAAAGGCGGTATTGGACGCATTACGGGCGCAAACAGTATGAACAGATACGAAATGTTTCATGGTGCGCCTCCAAGCAAAATAGTTAATCCAAAAGTTAGTGATTTCAGTAAGCTAGGCTTACGGTTAAATAGTATGCAACTCAGATAATAATTCAACCCCAAAAGATTAAAAAAGACAAAATAAAACCTTTCATCTATTCACCATATAAATACAACGATAAGCGTGAAACATTTCAATAACATTGAGCTAATGTGAAGAATTATTAACCAAAAAAGAGGCCACCAACTGGTGACCTCTTACTTAATCATCGATTACAGACCGATTATCCCGTGATTGAGATGCTGAATGCGGGTGTTTCCTCCTAAATGAGAAGGAAAAAAACAATCAATAAGTGCTGTCTGTGATTAAGTTGTG is part of the Vibrio diazotrophicus genome and harbors:
- a CDS encoding NADP(H)-dependent aldo-keto reductase; protein product: MQYTKLPHSTLEVSKLCLGTMTFGEQNTQAEAFSQLDYALERGINFIDTAEMYPVPATLETQGKTEEFIGNWIEKSGKREKIVLASKVSGPNRNAPIRENMALDHRNIHQAINDSLSRLKTDYIDLYQLHWPQRQTNMFGQLNYPYPDSQEEVTLIESLEALNDLVRMGKVRYIGVSNETPWGLMTYLRLAEKHDLPRMVTIQNPYSLLNRSFEVGLSEISHFEGVKLLAYSPLAFGALSGKYLNGSRPEGARCSLFERFQRYFTPQGVKATEAYVNLAREFGLDPAQMALAFVNQRPFVASTILGATNLEQLKANIDSLDIELSEELLLKIQEIGTTYSNPCP